A window of Miscanthus floridulus cultivar M001 chromosome 12, ASM1932011v1, whole genome shotgun sequence genomic DNA:
GAAGTTGATGTGGGACTATATCCATTTCAAagattatcaaacaagcttttcaTCAAGTGCTCATCAACCTTAATCGTACTATAGATGGATGAGCTATGACCTTTCTAATGaagcactgtcgggctgccgacgaaccgaatgTTAGGCTTAGTCGCTCAGATGAGTTTGCATTCCAATATCGGTCTTGCGCATGTTGTATTCATGTCCCATCTATTGTGGAGGCCATATAAAGTGTCTTTCCTAAgttgacatcatcatcatcattgttccTAAGTATATTGAAAGCAATAATATTAGGTAGCAACAAATTCTCATTTATGTCGTTGTGCAAACATAGGAACGAGCTCTCCTTGTTTGTAACTTCATGAGTGTATTCATAGGTGTTATGTACTCACCATCCTCCCTTTTTGGCAGTAAACCGTCCTTGGTTTGAGATTAGTTGAAGGACAGGTCGTAGATAATAGCCAACATTGCCTCTCTTCTTGTGACTTATGTTGTTTCTTTGAAACAAAACTAGAGAAATTCGACATGATAAGATTATAGCTATTGCAGTCATCTAGTTcatcatatttttgcacaataaaatgagatttcagatttgaacaaaagTAAGCATGATGTACTGTATACTTTTCTTTACGATTATACTTGCCCGCCAATAAAGTGATGTAAATCTTTTCAACCTTTCGACTGGTTGCCTGAATTCAGCAGCAGCAGGCTCCAGACAGTGAGGAGCAGCTCGAGAACTTCCGCCTTTCCAACGCCATGAAAGCCGTCGTCGCCCCGCCCAATGAGGCTGCCGTGCCGCCCGCAGTGGTCGACCCCATCCGGCCGGCCGTCACTCTCCGTACTCCCGCAGCCGAACGGCCTTATCCTCCTCCCAAGAGCTAAGCCAACAAGACCAAGGCAATGTGTGCAAGAATCTATAACTCCCTTGCCAACTTCGAGGCTGACGGAGTTCGTTTACTCCACTCCCATTCCATTATTGGACAGAGACAGAGAGAAGAAGGCCGAGATTCTTCTGCGTACGTACATGAATCCTTTGCCCGTACGTACTTCATTCCTCCCCGGCCCTTGCAGATAAAACGCTACTCTAGTCTAGCTACAGAAAGAGCTGCGCGCGCTGCCAATGCCTTTTCTGAACAGCAGCTCCATCCATAGTCGTCCCTGGGCCCTTCCCTACTGCGAACATGGGTCAACACATGCCGGCCGCTATTTTAATTTCGCGTCATGCATGCTGAGTGCTGACCCCAATGGTTTGTTCCGGTACACTTCTCCATCAACATAAGTGCAGCTTCATTGCAGCATGACAATATATTGGCCTTTTACATGCATGTCTCCCATTTGCAacctttagttttttttttattagtGTGCACACCATCCGCTATCGATGTCTTCGATCGGGCTGATGCTGAACGTGGTTTATTTCTCTTCTTCAAGATGACCAATGAACAGAGAGAACGAGTATTCCTACAAGCTAAGCTAGTACCCTCGAAATGACGTCCACCAGGAAGAGCTGCCCACACAACGATGCGTGTGACGAGAGGAATCCCCACGGTTGTTGAGAACCATCAGCAAGTTGCATGGCTAGACCTACGTGTGCATGCCATCTACTTCAAAAACACATTCAAACGACGCTCTGTGTTTTCGAGCTGTTATCCAAACCTCTCCTCTCAATCATGCATCACTCAAGTGTCCTTTCCAGCTCATCCTAACTATATAGCACAAACCTCGAggccagtggcggatgcacgatgcgagataagggggggctaaaacaatggagatgttgatttacatgaaaatttaatggtgaaatcaagcttttgctacagtgattaggctccctttggatccgccgctgctcGAGGCCAAACCGTCAGCATTTAACAATCCGTGCAAAATGGCATACGCCTTCTTGTCTGCTGTGTATATATACTGTGCCCAACCAAACATTGCCACATATACACACTTGGAGCTGGATGTTCACGAGCAGCATGAAGGCAGGAGCAGGATCCAAGGGGAGATTCCTCAACCTCAAGGCCTTCCTCCATGCGTGGAAGAAGCTCGCCGCGGCTGAGACGGCGACGGCAGGAGGCGCTGCTGGGTGGGCACAGCTCGACGGCGACGTCGAGGGCGCCATCCCCAGGGACGTGCCCAAGGGCCACACGGTGGTGTACGTCGGCGAGGAGCTGAGGCGGTACGTGGTGAGGGTGTCCTCCCTCGACCACCCGCTGTTCCGCGAGCTGCTCGACCGGGCGCGGGACGAGTACGGCTTCGCCGCCGCCGACACGAGGCTGTGCCTCCCCTGCGACGAGGACATGTTCCTCGCCGTCCTCTGCCATGTCGACGCCGAGCGCGAGTGGAGCCTGACACTGTGCAGCTGACCACGGTACCGGCCCGGTCGCCCTCGTCGTTGAATTTGACCGGCTGCCCTGTTCCCGTAACTCTGCTCCAGATGTTCAAAAGTCGAGCATGTTTACATGCTTGTCCTGTTTATAGGGTGTAGGCTGTAGAGCAAGCAAGCAGTTTGTAGCTCCAGTGGTCCATACCCATATTGTGCCCTGAATTTTCAAGGATGCACCGCAAGGTGCTTTGAATTGTTTCAGCTGCAACTGCAACCAGGAGATGCATGAACGCATTCCGGCATTCGAGTGCCAGGTCAGGGGTATACTGCCATTTTTGGCCCATATCGTGGCCTCGAGTATCTTCATGGCTGAACTTACCACCAGCAGTTTTCCTTGCAAGAGTTGACTGACGCATGCACTTGTAAAGTGACATGACACGTTTACACGCATGAACATTTGACATGTACGGTGGCACTAGAATGTACCGCAGACAGATCAAGACGAATCTGCTGACATGACGAATTATAAAGATCCGATGCCATAAGACTGCCCTACGGACTATGGTTATTCCTCTCCCAATTTTGAAATGGTTCTGGTTGAAGTCAGGCTTCTCAGGGTAAGTGCAGCCAGAACGTTGGATGATAACATTGGCGGCGTAACAGGCAGCTCTGACACGCTCATCGATGCTCTTCTCTTGAACCAACTGAGATAGGAAGCCTCCAACAAAGGCATCACCTGCCAGATATAATGCTTAAGTTTGAGGAACAAATACTTATGCGGAACATAAACATGAAAAGCATGTGCACCATATTCTTCTATTGGTATACCAAGTAGATTTTTTGTTTGTGGGGCATATATTTAATGAGTTTATTATGGTAGACTAGAGGATGAcacaaggaaaagaaaaggggCAATGTACAATGCGATATTACTACCGGAAACTATCGAGTTTCAAGTACCTGCACCATTGGTGTCAACAAGCTTCTCCTTGGGCAAGAGGATCACAGGAAAAGTCTTCACCTGAAAGCATAGTATTTAAGATTAACAGGAACCAGGATAAACATTTGTCTCAAGTAGCCAAGGTCCAATAGACAAAAGATGATGTGAATGTTAACTTTATAAAGACATGTAGTTGCCGCAAATAATCCACATCGATATTATTTTAACAGAATGCAAATGTCACAACAGTCAGTGTAAAAATGCAGGACACTATAAGCAGGAGATTTACCTTCCCATCATCAGTCACAACTACTGGATCACGACCTTGAGTGATCACAGTAATCCTCTTGTGTGTTCCTGAAGCCTTCGGTAATTGAGAGATCTTCAAAGCAATCTCCTCAACATTCTCGGTCTGTAAATTTTCATCAGAACCTTTTAGAAACCTTATTAGCCTAGTGAAAATAACGAGGGACATATGAGTAATTACCTCCCAACCACGAACTTTAGCAAAGGTCCTCGCCTCAATTTCATTTCCAAAGATGTAGTCCACGTACCTATGTTTGGCAACATAATAAGGTTTTACAAAGTACAGAAAAATTGGAAAACCTAACATGCACCACGGTTGAAACAAGCTTTGCTCCACAAACTGAACATGTTCGAATAAAGGTAAGAAAATAAAGCATCATTACACATCAAAGTCACCACTACAGTCTGCTTGGTTGTAAACGGGCTTCTTTATCCTATTAATACAACGATATCTACTTAatcgagaaaagaaaagaaaagctaCGCCAAGGAGATTGCCGGCGGGTCGTTGCTGTGTGGTCGAATGGTGTTCAACGCTGGGGTCATCGTGGGCTGCCGAATAGGGGGGGTGGCATTGGCCCGAGAGGCCGGTAATCGCCAGCGGGTATAAGAGAGATGGGTCGGGGTTCGCCCCGGCTGAAGCCCGTGATCTCGCCGAGCTGGGCTTCCGCGCAGTCAATGGGTGCGCGAGATGACTCGCCCATGCCAGGTCGTTATCGCCAGGCTGTGCGCACCACATGCGCAACCTGCTTTGTGGAGAGTGGGCTCgcaattttctctctctttcctatcttaattgaaaggtAGAGCTTCAgtcatatttttttttaaaaaaaagagagaagaaaagcTACACATCCAGATTCAGTACTTATGGAAGAGCTTTCTCCAGGGCATCACGGTAAAACTCGCAGATAAAGGGAGCAGAAAGGTTCATCATAAACACCTAGAAATATTGCAACCAATGGAAATCAGACAACACTAGCAATTTTACCTTGTTAGTTGCAGCAGCATGCTCAGCAACAAGTTGAATAGAAATCGGGGACACCGTAAGGAAAAATCCAGCAATGTAAATATATTTTGCCTTCTCAACTATAATTAATGCATATCATAATCAGTAAAGACAATCCATGATAAAAAAGCATCGAGTGCAAACAAGTACAGTGATGCTATGGAAGAAACCACAAGCAATGACTTGGATAGATGGGTATAGGCTATGTGGTTAACTAGCAAACGAACTATAATGTTATGACAAGGTGCAATTTTGCTATTGCATCCGCGCTGCTCCAGAGAACTATGATGTGCATGAGAGggaaaaatcaaaagaaaaatggtgcagaaaatagtaaaaaaaatatgGGATGCTTTATTTACTACTATGTAATATGCTAGATTTTATGGTGCGAACTGAAATATTGTCTCAATTGTTTGCACCACCTGCCCACTTGTACTATAATAGTACATAATAAACCCCAGAGAAATAAGAAGAGTTGGAGACATTTGTGCTAAACTGACCATCCAACGATGTTCATCAACTTAAAAAATGATGTTTGTTATTTTCAGAGCACAATGGACAACCACTCAACCAGAGCAATTCCAAGCAGAGCATTACCAGTAACATTGTGTCCAAAGTCTAAACAGCACGATGAACGGTATTTGTATCAAGAGAAATAAATGTGGAAATTCTTAAAGGTGCTCTAGTGGTTTATTTGCATTACCAAGTGCCCAATTCTCTGGTTTCTTCAGAAGTTCAGACTTGTAGCAGTTTGCCGCAGACAAGTTTGCAATAAGTGACCTGGTTACAGTTTTAAGGGAACTGATTAAAATTAAGACACGCTTGTTGAAGTGAAGATGCCGTAGCAAGCATACCTTTCTCCACCAACAACACAGACAGCACATGTGCCTGTTGGAGCATTCTCATCCTCATAATAGTGGGCCTGGTTGCATAGATGGCAGTGACGTATATGAAGAAGATAAAACAAGAAGGGAACTTGCAACTTACATTAATACCAGCAGCTTGTGCATTTTTCTTCATCTCCTCACCAAACTTATCCTTCCCGATGCAGCCTATGTAACTTGTTGCACCAGGAATTTGAAGCATCCACTGAAAAGTAATCAGGATTGTTACTATTTAGTTTAAGTAACCAATTAGGACAGGTCATAGGCTAATAGCTTTAAATATTTATTATGACTTATCTTAAGAGCTTGCTTGGGCAACCCTGATAGAGTTTTGAGTGGCTCCTGAAAGAAAAGAACACTAtaaatagaagagagagaaatgaaTCATGAAGCAGTACTTCATTCATGTGCATTAACATTACCTCCAGCAATGTATTCGACATTGCTCTTGCTAGCCAATTCATCATACCTGGCAGAACATAGAAATACAGGTCATCATTTGTATATTTGAGCTACTTTTGTTATTCAATTTCAACTTACAGTCATAGAAGGAAATTTTTGTTATGACATCAGGAATGGGCAGTTTCAGATACTCTACTAATTACTAACCTCAAGCCATGTACATACCTGGCTATAAAAACTTAGAAGTCCTACTATGTTTCTCCTCGACCCATGGGTGCTTAATGTGACAATATCAAGAATATGTTTTCCATTCTCCACAGGACAAACAGCATCAAGTAACCAATATTTCAAACTGCAAGGGAAGTTAAAGGGGCAACGAGACTTACATTGGCAAATGCTTGTCCTCAGCAAGAATGGCATTGCCCGGCTTCACATCATACCTGGAGCACAGGTGCAGCGAGAAAAGTATTGATTAGTTCGCAATAACTTCAGGTGTAGCCTAACTACTCAGAACAAGGCAGCCGAGAAAGCATTGTCCCAATCCAACACACATCTTAGACAGGTAGTGAAGCATTGTCCCAATCCAACACACATCGTTCTGAGAAGGCAGCATAATTGAAGGCATATTTTTCGCGGACCCCAGCTTAGACAGGTAGTGAAGAAAGAATAAGGGAATACGATGTGCAAGCAAACAAAGTGAGCCCAAGTGGACACTGATGAGAATGGTACTGGTAGTAGTACTAGTACAGTAGTACTTCAGTTGCATACTACGGACTGGTTATTCAGATTCAGAGTTTCATTCAGTGGTAAAAAAAATGAAACTCAAAAAAAATGTAGAACCCGCGCCCATAAGCCCATAACTGCCGTTGGAAACAACAGAGCGGTGAATTGGTGACGCTCGAGCCCGCATCACATCACTGGCAAAATTACGTACTGAAACTCAGAAAAAAAAGTATAGGCGCAGTTGAGAGATCATGAGATGAGGAGAGAAGTGATCGGGGAGGAATCGAGTACTTGGCGAGGAagccctcgtcgacgacagcgGAGATGTTGAGGAGGGGGTTCCCCATCCCCAGGAGGATCCCCTCGTAGCCGCTGCCGGCCATTTTCTCCTCTCGAGCTCAAGCCGAGCGCGGCGTCGGCGGAGCGAGTTC
This region includes:
- the LOC136496726 gene encoding auxin-induced protein 15A-like codes for the protein MFTSSMKAGAGSKGRFLNLKAFLHAWKKLAAAETATAGGAAGWAQLDGDVEGAIPRDVPKGHTVVYVGEELRRYVVRVSSLDHPLFRELLDRARDEYGFAAADTRLCLPCDEDMFLAVLCHVDAEREWSLTLCS